CTGCATCGATAGCTTGATAATTCACTTGCTTCCCAGTCATTAGGACTGAACTTCGGGTCCAAGCACCCATGTCACAAGCCAGGCAGCCTGCAAatcaaatgcctgtaactccaactcagaggaatccaaagccctcttctggcctctgcacatgcacaccaatcagaacacacacacacacacacacacacacacacacacacaaatcaaatgaaatcttttttaaaaatagggttggagagatgactcagtgggttaaaagCACATAATgtcttgtagaggatctgagttcagtcccagcacccatatggcagctcacaactgcctctctAACTTCAATGCCCAGAGATCCAACATCTTACCTTCTAGGGActtcatgggcacctgcactcaaatgcagatacccCATCTactcatacatatatttaaattaaaaaaaataaatcttaaaaaataaattcatgggcgggagagatggctcagccactaaAAGCTAGGCTCATAAcccaaaaataaattcataaataaaattatgctTGGATTACATGTAGTGCCCATGGCAGTGTAAATGCTACATAAATAGTTGTTAAActgttttgtttgagaaataataacaagaaaaaacatCTGTATATGTTTAATACATGCAGATCATAATTTTCTTTACTTAAGGCTAGTTTcatgggtgtgtacatgtgaCAGGGCACCTCCGGAGGTCgcagaacaactttgtggagtcaggtcCTCTCCTTCCGCCTTTGTGCAGGTTCTGGCGATGGCCTGCAGGCCAGCGAGCTTGTGTAGTCattgctttacctgctgagaggTCGCCAGCTCCTTTCTCAACAgtgtgctgtttgtttgtttgttttttagtcagggtctctctatgtattcCTGGTTGGCCAGGAATTCACTGtacagatgaggctggcctcaaactcatagaaatcctccagcctctggctccagagtgctgggattaaaggtgtacatcacttGCTCGGCTGCTCCCCCGGTATTTTTTGATCTGCGATCAGTTGAATCTGTACATGTAGAACCTGCAGCTATGGGAGTTGACTGTCAAGTAGTACCGTAGGAAAACTTTAAAGACAAACTTGTAGAAGAACAGGCTTGTCTTTGACTGAGCTGGGGAAGAccgagggaggagggagaagaggggcagATGATCTCTCTGGGAGCCTCAGGCCAAGTCCAGGCCTGTAGATGATTCCAAGCTGCCTTCTTTCCAGGAATCTGGAGGTGCGCTTGGGGAAACACAACCTACGGCAAACAGAGAATTAccaaaggcagatctctgtggacCGGACAATCATCCACCCCCGCTACAACCCTGACACCCATGACAACGACATCATGATGGTGCATCTGAAAAATGCAGTCAAATTCTCTCAAAACATACAGCCACTGCCCTTGAAGAAAGACTGCTCTGAGGAGAATCTCAACTGTCGGATCCTGGGCTGGGGCAAGATGGAAAATGGTCAGTGAGGGGAGATGGTTGGGAGTGGCCGAAGAGACCAAAAGGAGGGCGTCCAATGATGGAGGTGGGATGGTAGAGGGAGGGCCGTGAGAAGATGCTGATGAGAGGACCAGTAGGCTAGTTTGTTCATGGGTAAAagatgggtggagggaggagaaagctgAGGAGCTGGACCAAATGTGGATGAATAAATAGCATGGAGAAGATGGCCACACAAATGAAGGGCCAATGAGAAGAGCAATGAGAACTCATGGAGAAGTAATGATCAGTCAGGAGAAGATGGCCACACAAATGAAGGGCCAACGAGAAGAGCAATGAGAACTCATGGAGAAGTAGTGATCAGTCAGGAAGCCAGGCCAATAATCATGGGGAAAGGGAAAAATCGGAAGTCAGTGACAAAGAAGACGGGTTCTAAGCATGAGGGAGAAACAGGAAATGGGGGCGCGGGGGCGGTGAAGACCTGAGAGGAAAGGCTCACATAggcccatctccctcctcctagGTGACTTCCCAGACACCATTCAGTGTGCTGATGTCCAACTGGTGTCCCGGGAGGAGTGTGAGCGTGCCTACCCTGGTAAGATCACCCGAAGCATGGTGTGCGCAGGTGACAAGATAGAAGGGAACGACACCTGCCAGGTGAGAACGGGAGCAGAGACCTGAAATCACccagacaggaagacagaggcatTGAGAAAGTCAGCTGGGAGAGCACTGGAGGATAAGTCAGGAAGAGACTCCGTCTCACACAAGCAGAGacaaacaagaaacaagccaggctgggcggtggtggcacacacctttaattccagcacttgggaggcagagccaggcggatctctgtgagttcgaggccagcttaggctatagagtgagttccaggagaggagccaatgctacacagagaaaccctgtcttgaaagaaaggaaggaagaaaggaaggaaggaaggaaggaaggaaggaaggaaggaaggaaggaaggaaggaaggaaggaagaagcaagCCAGCTTGGGGCTGAGAGCATGATTCAGTCAGTAAAATACATGCCATGCAGATATGAAGACCTGAGCTGAAGGGCATAATGACATGTGCTTGTATCCCAGTACT
The sequence above is drawn from the Peromyscus leucopus breed LL Stock chromosome 1, UCI_PerLeu_2.1, whole genome shotgun sequence genome and encodes:
- the Klk6 gene encoding kallikrein-6 → MLTVKTLALCLVLAKSAWTEEQDKVVHGGPCLKNSHPFQAALYTSGHLLCGGVLIHPQWVLTAAHCKKPNLEVRLGKHNLRQTENYQRQISVDRTIIHPRYNPDTHDNDIMMVHLKNAVKFSQNIQPLPLKKDCSEENLNCRILGWGKMENGDFPDTIQCADVQLVSREECERAYPGKITRSMVCAGDKIEGNDTCQGDSGGPLVCGDHLRGLVSWGNMPCGSKKKPGVYTDVCIHIRWIQNVIKNKWF